In Delphinus delphis chromosome 11, mDelDel1.2, whole genome shotgun sequence, one genomic interval encodes:
- the SSTR3 gene encoding somatostatin receptor type 3: MDTPGYPSPLPTPSEPWNASSAWPLDAILGNASTAQSAVGLAVSGILIPLVYLVVCVVGLLGNSLVIYVVLRQTASPSVTNIYILNLALADELFMLGLPFLAAQNALSYWPFGALMCRLVMAVDGINQFTSIFCLTVMSVDRYLAVAHPTRSARWRTAPVARTVSAAVWVASAVVVLPVVVFSGVPRGMSTCHMQWPEPAAAWRAGFIIYTAALGFFGPLLVICLCYLLIVVKVRSAGRRVWAPSCQRRRHSERRVTRMVVAVVALFVLCWMPFYVLNIINVVCPLPEEPAFFGLYFLVVALPYANSCANPILYGFLSYRFKQGFRRVLLRPSRRVRNQEPPLGPPEKTEEEEDEGEDGGGEAGQEGAGEHEGPKEMNGGVNRITQPGPSGQEQPPSGPTRKERQFLPQEPSAAEKSGTLHISYL; the protein is encoded by the coding sequence ATGGACACCCCTGGCTATCCTTCACCGTTGCCCACGCCCTCGGAACCCTGGAACGCCTCTTCCGCTTGGCCCCTGGATGCCATCCTCGGAAACGCGTCCACAGCGCAGAGTGCAGTAGGGCTGGCTGTCAGTGGCATTCTGATCCCACTGGTCTACCTGGTGGTGTGCGTCGTGGGCCTGCTGGGCAACTCACTGGTCATCTACGTGGTCCTGCGACAGACGGCCAGCCCGTCGGTCACCAACATCTACATCCTCAACCTGGCGCTGGCTGATGAGCTTTTCATGCTGGGGCTGCCCTTCCTGGCCGCCCAGAACGCCCTGTCCTACTGGCCCTTCGGGGCCCTCATGTGCCGCCTGGTCATGGCCGTGGACGGCATCAACCAGTTCACCAGCATCTTCTGTCTCACCGTCATGAGCGTGGACCGCTACTTGGCGGTAGCGCATCCCACCCGCTCGGCCCGCTGGCGCACGGCGCCCGTGGCCCGCACAGTCAGTGCGGCCGTCTGGGTGGCCTCAGCCGTGGTAGTGCTGCCCGTGGTGGTGTTCTCGGGCGTGCCCCGTGGCATGAGCACCTGCCACATGCAGTGGCCCGAGCCGGCAGCGGCCTGGCGGGCCGGCTTCATCATCTACACGGCCGCACTGGGCTTCTTTGGGCCGCTGCTGGTCATTTGCCTCTGCTACCTGCTCATCGTGGTCAAGGTGCGCTCAGCTGGGCGGCGGGTGTGGGCACCCTCGTGCCAGCGGCGGCGGCATTCTGAGCGCAGGGTCACGCGCATGGTGGTGGCCGTGGTGGCACTCTTTGTCCTCTGCTGGATGCCCTTTTatgtgctcaacatcatcaaCGTGGTGTGCCCGCTGCCCGAGGAACCCGCCTTCTTCGGCCTCTACTTCCTGGTGGTGGCGCTGCCCTACGCCAACAGCTGTGCCAACCCCATCCTTTACGGCTTCCTCTCCTACCGCTTCAAGCAGGGCTTCCGCAGGGTCCTGCTGCGGCCCTCCCGCCGTGTGCGCAACCAGGAGCCTCCCCTGGGGCCtccagagaagacagaggaagaagaggatgaaggagaggatggaggtggggaggctgggcaggagggagcaggggaGCATGAAGGGCCGAAGGAGATGAATGGTGGGGTCAACCGCATCACGCAGCCGGGTCCCAGCGGACAGGAGCAGCCTCCCAGCGGCCCCACCAGAAAGGAGCGTCAGTTCCTACCCCAAGAGCCCTCAGCTGCGGAGAAGTCAGGCACCCTGCACATCAGCTATCTGTAA
- the LOC132434337 gene encoding ras-related protein Rab-6B-like, giving the protein MKGSPDQQIDDVRTDGGSDVIILLVGNKTDLDDKRQATLREGERRAKELSATFIETGAKTGYNVKQLFRRVASALPGMENVQEKSREGMIDTELDQPQESLASRGGCSR; this is encoded by the coding sequence ATGAAGGGCAGCCCAGACCAGCAGATCGATGATGTCAGGACAGACGGGGGCAGTGACGTCATCATCCTGCTGGTGGGCAACAAGACCGACTTGGACGACAAGAGGCAGGCGACCCTCCGGGAGGGCGAGCGGCGTGCCAAAGAACTGAGCGCCACGTTCATCGAGACCGGTGCCAAGACCGGCTACAACGTGAAGCAGCTCTTCCGACGTGTGGCCTCGGCTCTGCCTGGAATGGAGAACGTCCAGGAGAAAAGCAGAGAAGGGATGATCGACACCGAGCTGGACCAACCCCAGGAGTCCCTGGCCAGCAGGGGCGGCTGCTCCCGCTAG
- the C1QTNF6 gene encoding complement C1q tumor necrosis factor-related protein 6 — MGIAALGLLWAVLVPPLSVFGIPTEEPTSGEAVASSSPGLCRRCCDSEDPLVLADAAHTSLASPSALPYMLPEVRPYINITILKGDKGDRGLLGSPGKLGREGPRGERGPQGIKGAKGQAGSPGSPCQMRFSAFSVGRKTALHSSEGFQPLLFDTVFVNPDGHFNLAASHFVAPLRGLYFFSLNVHSWNFKETYVHVVHNDEAAVILYAQPSDRSIMQSQSVMLALAPGDRVWARLFKRERENAVYSDDIDTYITFSGHLIKPEDD; from the exons ATGGGGATAGCTGCCCTGGGCCTCCTCTGGGCAGTGCTCGTGCCCCCTCTCTCTGTGTTTGGAATCCCCACCGAGGAGCCCACCTCTGGGGAAGCCGTGGCCTCTAGTTCCCCTGGGCTCTGTCGACGGTGCTGTGACTCTGAGGACCCCCTGGTCCTTGCTGATGCTGCACATACGTCCTTGGCCTCTCCGTCTGCCCTCCCGTACATGCTGCCTGAGGTCAGGCCCTACATTAACATCACCATCCTGAAGG GTGACAAAGGGGACCGAGGCCTGCTGGGCTCGCCCGGGAAGCTGGGCAGGGAGGGCCCCCGGGGGGAGCGCGGCCCCCAGGGCATCAAGGGCGCCAAGGGGCAAGCAGGCAGCCCTGGCAGCCCGTGCCAGATGCGCTTCTCAGCCTTCTCGGTGGGCCGCAAGACGGCCCTGCACAGCAGCGAGGGTTTCCAGCCGCTGCTCTTCGACACGGTCTTCGTGAACCCGGACGGGCACTTCAACCTGGCTGCCAGCCACTTCGTCGCCCCCCTGCGCGGCCTCTACTTCTTCAGCCTCAACGTGCACAGCTGGAACTTCAAGGAGACCTACGTGCACGTCGTGCACAACGACGAGGCAGCCGTCATCCTGTACGCGCAGCCCAGCGACCGCAGCATCATGCAGAGCCAGAGTGTGATGCTGGCCCTGGCACCCGGCGACCGTGTTTGGGCGCGGCTCTTCAAGCGTGAGCGTGAGAACGCCGTCTACAGCGACGACATCGACACCTACATCACCTTCAGTGGCCACCTCATCAAGCCTGAGGACGATTAG